In Hyphomicrobium denitrificans ATCC 51888, the DNA window TGTCTTCCGTCACCGTTCCACTGCCGTCGGGAGCGACGTCAAAGCCGTGACTGTCGCCGGGCTCTTTGCCGTCGATCGTCACGCGAAAGCGAATGGGTTTCTTGTCGGCACTGGGACCCAGAACGAGATGCAGATCGCGCGCGCGGAAGCGATAGACGATGCTGCCGCCCGCGGTATTGAGCGCGGCATGCTGGGCTGCGATGGTCCAGTTTCCATTCAAGCTCCATTCGTTCAGCGTTTTCGGTTCGCCGCTGTAGGTGTGCGCCGTGTCGCGTGGAGCGCCGTCGGCGGACACGAAGTTCGCGGCTCGCGCATAGCCGACGTACGTTTCCGGCGACGCGACGTTCGCGAATACTGATGCGGCTTCGACGCCCGAGGCAGAGACGCTCACCGTTCCATCGGCGACGTTCGCTTTGCCGGCTTCGGCCAGAAGCTTTTGAATGACGCGCTCCGAGGCCGCGTAGCCGCCTTCGCCGAAGTGATGATGACGAATGTTGCCGTTGGCATCGATGAAGTAGTGCGCGGGCCAATACTGATTTTTGAAGGCGCGCCAGATCGCGAAATTATTGTCGACGGCGACCGGGTACGCGATCTTGAGATCGGAGATGGCATTTCGGACATTCGCGACATTCTTCTCGAACGCGAATTCGGGAGAATGCACGCCGACGACAACGAGACCCTGATCTTTGTATTTTTCGGCCCAGGCGCGAACGTAGGGGATGCTTCTAAGGCAGTTGATGCAGGAGTACGTCCAGAAGTCGACGAGCACCACCTTGCCCTTCAAATCGTCAGGCGTGAGCGGCTTTGAATTCAGCCAGTCGACGGCGCCGGTCAGTGCAGGCGCACGGCCTTCGATGGGCAATGTTTCCGACGCAGCGGCTAGCTCGCTATCGGTGCTCGCACCGGGCGTGCGATGAAGCATGTCGACGAGGCGCTGCTCCAGCGGCGCTGTGCTCGCAAGCGACAGTCGTGTCAGCAATCCGGTATCGGCGCCGGCTCCGATCGCGACGACGGCGACGAGAACAGCAACGCCTAGTCCGCGACGAACCCATTCGCCCGTGCCGAGCGAGCTTTTCATCGCGTTGAAGATGCGTCCGCCCGCAAACAGCGCCAGCGCGAGCGATGTCGCGGCTCCGGCTGCGTAGGCTGCGAGGAGGAGTGTCGTGCGCGCGCTCGCGCCTTCGAGCGCCGCACCGGTCAAAATCAAGCCTAGAACCGGTCCGGCGCAGGGCGCCCAAAGAAGTCCCGTCGCAACGCCGAGCAACAGCGATGACCAGGGTGATGATTGTTCGCCGTTCGCTTCGGCTTTTTGTGCCAAGCGATTTCCGAGCGCGACGGCAGGGCGCGACAGGCGTTCCGACACTTCCGGGAAGATCAGCGTCAACCCGAAGACAGCCATGATGATGAGCGCGATGATGCGGCCATAATCGTTGGCGGCAACGGTCCAACCTCCGCCGATCGCGGCAAGCGAGGCCACCAGTGCGAAGGTTGCCGCCATACCGGCGAGGATCGGTAATCCGCTCCTGAGGAATGGCTGACCGGCGCGTGAAAAGACGAACGGCAGCACAGGTAAAATGCACGGGCTGACGATTGTGAGAATTCCGCCGATATAAGCGAGAAGGATGAGAAGCATGCCGGTTCACCATATCTGTACGCCGAAGCCCCGAGCCTCGCGAGCACAACGTCTACGCGCGCGCGCACGGCGACGTTACGGCATTGTCTCCGCCTGACGCTCTGGCAGGGACGGATTAGACCCTTCGGCCAGTGGCGACGGCCGGGATCCGAGCTTGGCGCGCGAAACACCGTTTGCTAGGCTCTCGCAACTTCGCTCACAACAGGCAGGATCGATAGTCCAAGCGTGATGAAACATTTGAAATCGGCGCTTGGCGCGGTCCTTGGGATTGCGACCGCATTGCTTTCCGGTGGCACGAACGCAGCGAACGACGCCGCTCCGGTCGATACTGCGCTCGTCGTTTCCGTCGACGTATCGAATTCCGTCGACGAGGCGCGCTACAAACTGCAGATGGAAGGCATTGCGAAAGCTCTCGAAGACCCTGGCGTGATCGAGGCGATCACAGGCGGGTCGAGCGGTGGCATCCTGTTCTCCATGGTGTCGTGGGCCGACAAACCGGCGCTCGTCATTCCGTGGATCCGCATCGCGAACAAGGCGGATGCGCTGGCGGCTGCGCAACGCGTTCGCAAGCTGCCGCATCAAGGCGGCGAATTCACGTGCATGACGCGCATGCTGCGTTCGGCGAACGATAAGATCGTGCCGCAAATTCCGGCCAAAGCCGCGCGCATCGTCATCGACGTATCGGGGGATGGGCCGGACAACTGCAATGCCGACGAGCCGATCGAAAAAGTTCGCGATGAGCTCGTGGCGAACGGCGTGACCATCAATGGCCTGCCGATTTTGCTGGATACGCCGGACGCCGGCGCGCTGCTGCCCAAGGCCGTGCCGGGCGGCAAGCCGCCGCTCGAGCAATGGTACCGCGAGCACGTCATGGCGGGGCCGGGAAGTTTCGTGCTTCCAGCGCTTGGTTATTCAGACTTCGAACGCGCCATTCGCCAGAAATTCGTGATCGAGGTGAGCGGCGTTCTTCCGCCGCCGAATTTGACGTCGGTCGCGAGTGCCGCTCGCTAGCCTCAGATGTCGTCCTCGCTCGTCGAGGCGCACCGCCAGCGCTTGATCTGCCAGCCGGGGTGATCCTCGTTCCACTGCGCGAAGTAAGGCGGCGCGTCCGTCATGCAGTGCATGGCGTCGATACCTTCCTTGATCGGGATTTTGTAGTCCCTGCAGACGGACGGCTGATTGGCCATGCAGGCCGACAGGACGATTGCGAGCATTTGGTTCGAAGCCCTCGGAGCGAGCGAAAGATCACGCAATTCCGGCGCGATTTCCATGTTCGCCCGCTCACAGAAGGAACGGTCGCTGCAACTCGCGCCGGGTTTGAAACCCTACTACGTCAACGCCGTCGAGGGTATTACGTGCCAGCCGCGCGCGGATGCGTAGAGTTGCTACGCAGGCAGAAGGATTTCACCGCGACCGATTGTGGCCATGTCACCGCCAATCTTACGGACAAACAAGGGCATAGGCGCCGGAGCGAGAGCGCCGAGCGTGTCCTTCAGATACTTCGAGATGACGCGCACGATCACGAGATCGTGTTTGCCGCAGTCGACGAACGTCGGCAGCAGGCTTTCGACGCTCGGTCCGATCAGGGTGCCGCGCCGCATCATGAAGCCGGGACGGGGACCGATGCCGCCTTCCGCCCAAATCGTTCCGCCGATCATGCGCGAGCCGGCACCTTCGCCCGTCTTGCCTTTGACGAGGATCGTGCCACGCCGCATCTTGTCCCCCGCGCGGGCGCCGATGTTGCCGCCGATCACTGCCGTGCCGCCGAGCATGCCGAAGCGATCGCCGGGAATGAAACCGCCGGCGTTGTCGCCCGCGTTGCCCGAGACATGGATGAAACCGCCGGTCGATCCGGACGCGAGGTAGTGTCCGGCGTTGCCGCGAATCTCGAGCTTTCCGCCTTTCATCTTGCGGCCGGCGTAGGAGCCGACGTCGCCGACGACGCGGAGCGTGCCGCTGTCGAGGCCGCCGCCGACAAAGTCGAGGTTGGCGGTTGCGCCTTCGATCGTCAGCGTTTCGCCCGGGCTACCGCTGATGTCAAATGCGTCACCAAGAGCCAATCCGCCTTTATCGATACCGATATTGATCAGACCGATCGAGTGTTCAGACAGCTTCGACAGAACGGCGGGCGTGATGCCGTCGAGATTGATCCGCGCTGTCGCGGGCGCCTTGAGGCGCAGCGTGAGGCCGCTCATCAGATCAGATCCTTCAAATGGTAGTGGTGCTGACCAAGCTTGCCGCCGTAGTTGCCGGCAGTGATGCGGGTGACGCCGCGTTTGGCGCCGGTGTCCGTTACGGCCTTCAGACCGGCGCGCATCGCGTCAGCAACCGATTTCGAGGTGAGGCCGTCGATGACGATTTCGAGGACGGCGAGCGTGTCGGCGCTGAGCTCGCTTTTGACCGTTCCGCGCAGCGTCGGGCAGAAGGCGTGGTTGGTCGACGCAAACATGCCCGCGTATTTGGCTCCGACTTTACTGCCGGAGCGCACGATGCCGCCGGGGAAGGGCGTGATCACGTCGTCGATCTTGGCGATCGCGTCGACGGCTTCTTCCGCCGTCTGGAGCAGTCCGGCGCGGTCGGTGCCGAGGATCAGCATGTTGCCGCCGCCGACGGCTTCCGTCGTGACGCCGGTTTCTTCCTCGATGACGAACTCGCCATCCATGACCGGAACACGCCAGTAGCGGCTGTCGCCGAGTTTCTTGGATGTCTGATAGCCGTCGCCGAAATAGCGCGGCGCCTTGCCGAGGCCGAGCGATTGCGCGGCTTTCAACCCTGAGAAGCAGGCCGAGCCCGGGCTCGTCAGGACGCACTGGCCGATGCGGTTGCGAATTTGCGGTATGAGCGCATCCGGCGAAAAGCCGAAGATCAGAATGCGGACGCCGGGGCGGCCGTCGGGCGTCTCGTCGGGGCTGAGTTCCTTGTCGATGCCGCATTCGGCGCCGCAGCCAATGACGGATGTGCCGAAGCCGGTGGCGACGGTTGCCGCGATCCGCGCCCATTTCAGGGTATCGGCGGTGATGATGATGCCGGTGCCGCTCATGCCGAAGGCTTCGGCGAAGGTATCGTCGATTTCGACACCGTTGACCGTCTTGCTCATGCTAAGCGCGCCTTCGTCGGTTGGATGATAAGGGAGCCGCGGCCATGGTCTAGAATCTCTTCATCCGACACGCGGAAGTTTTCCATCCGCACGGTATTGTAGTCGTCGAAGTAGCGCTTCAGCTGGCGTTCGATGCCGCGATCGTAGGAGGGGCGTGCGACGTGCGTCGCGCCGTTCACCGCCTTGATGATCTTGCCGTTGCGAACGATCAGCTCGCCGTTCTTGAACAGCATCTCGGGCGTCGCGAACATCGCTTCGCGGTCCGGGTTGTCGTCATAGACGGTGATGTCCGCGCAGGCGCCGACGCCCAAGTGTCCGCGATCGGCGAGACCGAGGCTGCGCGCCGGTCCGGCACGCGTCATGATTGCGATCTCGTAGAGCGTGTATTCGCGATCGAGTGACGCGAGCGTCGAATACTTCAGCGCGTCCTGGTTGATCGTCTGCATGACGTCCTGGCGGAACGCTTTATCCATCAGCAACCGGATCAAGTGCGGATAGCACGTGAACGGTCCGCCGTTCGGGTGGTCGGTCGTCAGGAACAGACGCCACGGGTCGTTGATCAGCAGGAACAGCTCAAGGCCGATCGCCCACTGCAGCGCGTTCACGAAGCTCTTGTCGCGATACTTGAACGGGACGACGCCGCAACCGGCGTCGCACTCGATGTCCATCACGACCCACTTTTTCGGATAGGCCGAGCGGGTGTTGACGAACTGGCGCATGGAGTCGCCCGAGGCCGTGCACGTCTGGCCGAACATCACCTGGCCGACGTCGCACGAGACGTTCGGATTGGTGTTGACCGCCTCGGCAACCTCAGCGGCGGCAGACGAAAACTTCATATCGCCTTCGGTGCCGTAGCTGTGGAACTGGATGTGCGTCAGATGGATCGGCAACCCTTCGGCGCCCTTGATCGTCGCGAGCGTCGTTTCCACGCCGCCCGGAATGCCGAGGTTGCAGCCGTGAATGTGGATCGGATGGACGACGCCGAGTTCCTTCAGGCCGCGCGCCAGCGCGAGGATGATGTCACGCGGCGTGACGCCGTAATAGACATGCTTCTCGTCGAGATCGAGCTTGCGCTGGTTGAACTTGAAGGCGCTGATGCCGCCGGGATTGACGACCTTGACGGCAATCGCCTGCGTCGCATGCATCGTCCAGGCGATGTAATCCTTGATCGCCGAGAAATCCTGCTTGCCCGCGAGCTGGCGCAGGAAGAAATCGTCCGACCCGAGCATCGCGAACGCGCCCTTGTCGATGATCGCGGTATCGGCGAGTTCCATGTGCGCCTGGCGCGCGTTTGCCGGAAGCATCGCCGGCTCGAATGCCGCCGTGTAGCCCATCTCGGCGTAGCGATAGCCGGCCGTCATCGTCGAGGGAATTGCATGGCCGACGCCGGCGCGCGTGATGTCGGTGCGCTCGACTTCCTGGCCGATGTGATCCTCGGGCAGCATCATGCGGGCGATCGTCATCTTGCCGCCGCCGATGTGCGAATGCGGATCGATGCCGCCCGCCATGATCACGCGCCCGTGCACCGGATATTCGTGCGCGACTTTCGCGTTCGGAGACGGGTCAACGATACGGCCGTTCTCGATGAAGATATCGCGAACCTCGCCATCGATCCCGTTCGCAGGATCGTAGATGCGGCCGCCTGTTAGCTTGATGAGCATTCTTGATCTCGAATGTTGGCCTAGAGGGCGGCTTGGATGGAGGCGAGAACGTCCATGGCGGACGGCAGCTTGGACTGGCGAAGCTGGCGCAATGGCAGCGAAACGACGTTGTCGACGCGGATGACGCGTTCGGCATGATCGACGCCGGGTGTGCCGACCGGAATGAAGACTTTCGGTTTGCGGCTGAGCTTCAATCCGGGTGTGCCGAGAACGATCGTCGTTACATCGGTTTCGGGCGGGACGAGATCGTCGCCGATCGATGCGAGCCAGACGAGCAAATCGCTTTCCTTGGCCGCTAGCATACGCTCGGCATCGTAGAGATCGGCGTCGTATTCGGGCTTGCCATTCGCGTAGGAGACACGGAGCGGGTAACCCGACTGCCAGGCGCATACCGAGACGGCAGAGGGCAAGCCTTCATTGCCGCCAAGCGCCAATCCGGCGGAACGTGTCGTGGCGTTGGCTTCCTTGATGAATTCGCAGATCGCCTGAACGGTCAGATCGCCGCCTGCGAAATCGAAGCTCGCCGGGTTCCAGACGACGACGCTGTAGCTCGCCGCCTTGAAGCGCGCGAACAGGTCTTCAACGGTTGCGCGCGGGACGCCGCCGATGGTTTCATCGGTGATAATGGCGCCCTTCTGAATCGCGCGCATTGCGTCCAGGATTTCGCCGACGCGATCCGTCTTGCACGGGATCGTCACGACTTCGCCGACGCGAGGCCCAGTGGCGGCGGACGGGTCCAGTCCTTCGCCGAGGAAAACGACGGTCCGCTTCGGCGGATTGTCGGAGAACATCGAGGCTTCGTTGCAGACGACGCGCTCGAAGAAGCGCGGGTTGCTCTTGTGGATGTCGCTACCGGCGATGATGAAAAGATCGGCGCGGTTGCGCGCCTCGGTGAGAGACGTCGTCAGCCAGCCGCTCGACTGCATGACGCGAGTATTGCGATAGGCGGATACGCTCAAGGCGTGATCGACGACGCCACCGCCGGCTTCGGCCAGCGCCATGACGGCGCGCACACCTTCGACGCCCGTTCCGAGACCGCTGAAGACCGGCAGGCGGCTCTCGCGGATCAGCTTCGCGGCCGTCGCGACCGCTTCTTCGAGAGAAACGCTTTTGCCATCGACCTCAGGGTTGGGTTCAACCAGGGGGCGCCCGAACCCGGCGACGGACCGCGCGCAGCCGTTCTTGAGAACCTTCAGGCTGCCGCTGGCGGAGGGGCCGATCTCGAGGTCGTCACAAGCGATACCGCAGAAGGGACACGCTATATTCTCGAAATGATTTACGCCGTTCCTCGACTTTTCGGATTCCAATCCATCACCTCTCAGAGCCAAGGACGCTACCCACCGGGATTCGACATTCGTATAATGCGGGAGGTAAACCAACTCTCACCCTGGTGGTCAAGCGTGCTAAGGGGCTTCGGCACGGTGCGATACAATTTGCCGTCTCGGGGTGAAGTCTGGCGCGCCTGCCGTCCGTGGTCAGCCGAAAGGCCCACATCGGACTCTTGCAACTGAAGTCTCCGGAGGAATTGCATGTTGAAACGCTTGGCGATCGCGGCCGCGATCTTGAGTTCTCTGCCGATCGTGGCCTGGGCTCATGGTCCGTCGCGCCAGAAAGTTACGGAATCCATTGAAATCAATGCGCCTGCTGAGAAAGTCTGGGCCCTCGTCGGCAACTTCCAGGACGCAAGCTGGATCCCAGCCGTCGCCAAGACCGAAGGCACCGGCGACAACACGCCGGCGAGCGGAACGGGCAATGACGGCGCGAAACGCACGCTGACGCTCCAGGGCGGCGGCGTCGTCGAAGAGGCGCTCGATGCCTATGACGCCAAGGAAATGACCTTTAGCTACGAGATCACCAAGGTCGACGTAAAGGTTCTGCCGGTTAACGATTATTCGTCACACGTGACGGTGACGGCGAACGGCGCGGACAAGTCGACGCTGGAATGGAAGGGCGCGTTCTATCGCGGCTTCATGAATAACGATCCGCCGCCGGAGCTTAACGACGAGGCGTCGAAAAAGGCGGTTACCGATCTCTATAAGAGCACGCTCGAAGCCGTGAAGGCCAAGCTCGAAGGCGGCAAGTAGTGCTGCATCGCATTCGCGCCGGCGTGGCGGTTGCTTTTCTCGCCCTGTGCGGACAGCAACCCGTCGCGCTGGCGGCCGAAGCGTTGACCACCAATCAACCGGCCGACAGTCTGTCGTTCGTCGATCTCGCGACGATGAAAAGCGTCGCGACCCTCGCGATCGGCGGCAAGCCGGCCGGCATCGCGCTGTCGCCAGACCGGACGAAGGCCTACGTCACGGCGCCCGACAGCAAGGAACTCGTCGAGGTCGATGCGGTTTCGCGCGTCGTGACGCGGCGGCTGGCCTTAGGCGGCGGGCCGCTTGGTATTGCCGCGCATCCCTCGCTACCCGAGGTTTATGTCGCCGACTGGTTCTCGCACCGGGTGATCGTCGTCGACGCGCGATCTCTGACGGTTACGGGGACGATCGAGGTCGGCCAGTCGCCGTCCGGCCTTGCCGTGACGCCGGACGGGCGTCTCCTTCTCTCCGCCGATCGCGACAGCGACTCCATCTCGATCATCGACATCGCGGCGCGGACACGCGTCGCGTCGATACCGGCGGGTCAGCGCCCCTTCGGCGTTACGATCGATGCAAAAGGCGAGCGTGCTTATATCGCCAACGTCAAAAGCAATAACGTCAGCGTCATCGATATCGCCGCCCGGCGTCTTATCGGCACGATCCCGACCGGACGCCGACCGTATGCGGTCGCGCTGGCGCGGGGCCGGGGCTTCTCGACGGACCAATACGGCGGCGGCATCACCGTTTTCGATCTCGGAACGTTATCGCCGATCAAGACCGTCCGGCTCTGCGATCACCCCGAGGGGATCGAGGCCGATGCATCGGGGGGCGATGTGTACGTGGCGTGCTGGGGTGACAACGTGCTGATCCGGCTCGATGCGGACACGCTCAAGGTTACCGGCAAGGCCGACGTCGGCGACGGGCCCCGCGCGTTCGGGAAATTCCTGCGCTAGCGCGAGGTTACGCGGTTTTAAGTTCCGCGCGGGGGCTTCTTCCGGCATCTTGCTGCCAAACTTACCCAACCGCCCGGCAGCCGCAGTTACCGGATATTCCGACGATAGCTGGTCAATCCGCGGAGCTAAGGCTAAAGAGCGGGAAAAACAAGCAAGTTTGGACGCCTGGAGGAACCCGTGACATTGAGAATTCCCGTTGTTGCACTCGCACTGTTTGCCTTGCTCGTTCCCGCAGCGGCGGGCGCCTCCGATCTGCCGAAGCCGACCGATCTTCTTTTCAATAGCCCGCATATCTCCAACATCGCCGTTGGCACGGTGCTCGATTACAAATTCAATCGCAAACCGTCCAACGAGCAGATGCTCGGCGCGGGCTACACCGACGACATCACGGTGACCGTTGAAAGCGACGCGACGGAGGGGAAGAAAAACGTCATCGTGCAGATGTACACCGGCGATCGCGCGCGCGATCCGCAGCGCATTACCGGCATGGACGGCAACCCGATGATGGTCGTGTGCCTCGACAACGCCGTTTCGCACTTCCGCCAGCTTGCGGGTGGCGACAGCGCGTATCTGAAGAACACTTTCAGCCGCTATCTGGCGGAGCGTGCAACGATTGCCCCCGTCAAGATCTTGTATAAGGGCGCTGAGGTCGACGGCTATGAGATCACCGCGACGCCTTATGCGGATGACCCCTCGAAGTCGAAGATGGGCGGATTTGAAAACTCGACGTTCAAGATCGCCCTCTCCGATAAAATTCCGGGACATCTGGCGCGGGTGATCGCAGATATCAGCAACTCGGACAAAGCCGCGCCGACGCTTCTCGAAACGACCACTCTCGAGGGTGTAGGAGACGTAAAATGACAAAGACTGGAAAGCACAGACTCTTTGCGCTGATATTCGCAGCTGCAACTCCGGTGGCGGGCATAGCCGTAGCGCAGGAACTGCCGACGAACGAATATCCGACGGTCGCGCGTGCCGACTATGTTTACGCCTGCATGGCCGTCAACGGTCAGACGCGCGACGTGCTCGAGAAGTGCTCGTGCTCGATCGATCAGATCGCGTCGCTTCTTCCTTACGCGGAGTATGAAGAAGCCGAGACACTGTTGTCTGTCGGTTTGAAGGGCGGTGAAAACGTCGCCTGGACGAAAATTCCGCAGATGCAGGAGAAGATCAAAAACATGCGGCGTGCGCAGGTCGAAGGCGAGTTGCGCTGCTTCTAGTTTTGCGTTTGACGACTCTCCTTCGGAGAGCTGGCCGCCAAACGCGAAGTCTTAGTTGCGTCCTGTGAGCTTGTTTGGTTTGCGTCCGGCGACTCCGCTTCGCGGAGCCGGCCGCCGGACGCAAATATTACTGGCGCTTGGCGACTCCCCTCTGTGGGAAGCCGGTCGCCAAGCGCATCATTCCCACTCGAGTTCGGTGAAGGCGGCGGTGACGTTCATGCCGTTGAGTTCGGCGAAGAGTTGCCAGTTGTCGCGCTCGGACTGACCGGCCGTTTTGAGCGCCTGCTCGAGCGTCGCACCGTCCTTGATCAAGGTGCGGACATCGCGTGCGATCGTTTCCAGATAGCGCTGCTGCGGCAGCATCGCGTCGGGCCACGGCATCGATTTCGGCCCGTGTCCTGGAATCGCGCGCTGAGCTTTTTCGTTCATGAGTTCCGGGATCAGCTTCAGCCATCCGACGATGGAGCCGTCGAGCGTCGGAATGTGTCCGGAGAAGAGCAGATCGCCTAGCACGAACGTACCTGTTGTGCTGTCGAACACCGTCAGGTCATTGTCGGTATGCGAGGTCGCCCGCGCCTTGAGCGTCAGACTGCGCCCTCCGAGATCGAGGTCCAACGTATCGCTGACGAGCTTCGTCGGAATGACGATTTTCGTTCCAGCAAAGCCGGTTTCTCCGAGCCTCGTCTGCGCAGTCCGCAGATAGCTTTCCGCGCGCGCCGAAAGCGCAGCCGGGAGCTTGGCGTGCCCGACGAATTCCGTACCGTTACCTTCGAAAGCCGCGTTTCCGAGCACATGATCGGGGTGCATGTGCGTGTTGATGACGTAGCGGATCGGCTTGCTGGTCACCTTGGCAGCGGCGGCGCGTAGCGCCTTGCCGACGAGGTACGAGCCGCCGGTATCGATAATCGCGACGGCATCGTTACCGACGATGATGCAGGAATTGGATATGTCGCCGTGGTTGGTCGGTTCGACGAGTTCGTAGGGCGCGACGTGAACGAAAACTCCAGGCGCGACTTCCGACACCTCAGCTTCGTATGTTTCAGCCACTGAAACGCGAGGAAACAGCGGAAAAAGCGCTGCCGAAGCGGCACCGCGTAGGAATTCTTTGCGCGTCGGACGGGAGAAAAGGCGGGATTTTTCTGTCATGGCTATGTCTCTGCAATAAGCTGAAAATCCCGATCGTTGCAAAGGCTGATTAGCGCTCGCGTGCGATCACGAACGCGCGATTTCGCGTGATCGCACGACATAATTTTCCCGAACGTCACAAGTAGTCGTGCGCCGCAGCATTTGTGGTGCAGCGCGAAGATTGCCTTTGTTTTCTGAGGATTTTTTGGTCAGAGACGTTGTCCTAATTTGCCACATGCGCACCGGCGTCGCAGTTCGTGTTGCGGACACTGGGAAAAAATGTCTACATGCCGACCGTTCACGAGGACCTACCGGTTCTACACGGTTCCGTGAAGAAACCCGCGAAGTTGAGATTAAGACGGGAAAAAATCCCGCAAAATCCTCAGCTTCGAGGCGGAAAAACCGGAAGGTTCTCGGGATCGACTTGCAAGCGTGGCAAGACTTTTCTCAAAATGGAGGAAGCGCAATGCGCAAAAGTGCATTCGCATGTGGGTTACTAGCGACAGTCGCGTTTACGGGGCCCACGTGGGCCAACGAATCCGCGATCAAAGCCGCTAGCGATCCGAATAACTGGGCAATCCAGTCCGGCGACTATGCCGGTACCCGTTACTCGACACTCGACCAGATCACGACCGAAAACGTCGGCCAGCTCAAAGTGGCTTGGACGTTCTCGACCGGCGTTCTTCGTGGTCACGAAGGTGGCCCGCTGGTTATCGGCGACACCATGTGGCTTCACTCGGCGTTCCCGAACATCGTGTTCGCTCTGAACCTCGCCGATGAACAGAAGATCATCTGGAAGTATGAACCGAAGCAGGACCCGTCGGTCATTCCGGTGATGTGCTGCGATACGGTCAACCGCGGCCTCGCTTATGCCGACGGCAAGATCTTCCTTCACCAGGCTGACACTTCGCTCGTAGCTCTCGATGCGAAGACCGGCAAGGAACTCTGGAAGGTCGTCGACGGCGACCCGAAGAAGGGCGAGACCGGAACTCAGGCTCCGATGGTCGTCAAGGACAAGGTCGTTATCGGTATCTCGGGCGCTGA includes these proteins:
- a CDS encoding cytochrome c biogenesis protein DipZ; the encoded protein is MLLILLAYIGGILTIVSPCILPVLPFVFSRAGQPFLRSGLPILAGMAATFALVASLAAIGGGWTVAANDYGRIIALIIMAVFGLTLIFPEVSERLSRPAVALGNRLAQKAEANGEQSSPWSSLLLGVATGLLWAPCAGPVLGLILTGAALEGASARTTLLLAAYAAGAATSLALALFAGGRIFNAMKSSLGTGEWVRRGLGVAVLVAVVAIGAGADTGLLTRLSLASTAPLEQRLVDMLHRTPGASTDSELAAASETLPIEGRAPALTGAVDWLNSKPLTPDDLKGKVVLVDFWTYSCINCLRSIPYVRAWAEKYKDQGLVVVGVHSPEFAFEKNVANVRNAISDLKIAYPVAVDNNFAIWRAFKNQYWPAHYFIDANGNIRHHHFGEGGYAASERVIQKLLAEAGKANVADGTVSVSASGVEAASVFANVASPETYVGYARAANFVSADGAPRDTAHTYSGEPKTLNEWSLNGNWTIAAQHAALNTAGGSIVYRFRARDLHLVLGPSADKKPIRFRVTIDGKEPGDSHGFDVAPDGSGTVTEDKLYQLVRQSGDIRERTFAIEFLDPGVNAYAFTFG
- a CDS encoding DUF1194 domain-containing protein, whose product is MKHLKSALGAVLGIATALLSGGTNAANDAAPVDTALVVSVDVSNSVDEARYKLQMEGIAKALEDPGVIEAITGGSSGGILFSMVSWADKPALVIPWIRIANKADALAAAQRVRKLPHQGGEFTCMTRMLRSANDKIVPQIPAKAARIVIDVSGDGPDNCNADEPIEKVRDELVANGVTINGLPILLDTPDAGALLPKAVPGGKPPLEQWYREHVMAGPGSFVLPALGYSDFERAIRQKFVIEVSGVLPPPNLTSVASAAR
- a CDS encoding formylmethanofuran dehydrogenase subunit C; protein product: MSGLTLRLKAPATARINLDGITPAVLSKLSEHSIGLINIGIDKGGLALGDAFDISGSPGETLTIEGATANLDFVGGGLDSGTLRVVGDVGSYAGRKMKGGKLEIRGNAGHYLASGSTGGFIHVSGNAGDNAGGFIPGDRFGMLGGTAVIGGNIGARAGDKMRRGTILVKGKTGEGAGSRMIGGTIWAEGGIGPRPGFMMRRGTLIGPSVESLLPTFVDCGKHDLVIVRVISKYLKDTLGALAPAPMPLFVRKIGGDMATIGRGEILLPA
- the fhcD gene encoding formylmethanofuran--tetrahydromethanopterin N-formyltransferase; protein product: MSKTVNGVEIDDTFAEAFGMSGTGIIITADTLKWARIAATVATGFGTSVIGCGAECGIDKELSPDETPDGRPGVRILIFGFSPDALIPQIRNRIGQCVLTSPGSACFSGLKAAQSLGLGKAPRYFGDGYQTSKKLGDSRYWRVPVMDGEFVIEEETGVTTEAVGGGNMLILGTDRAGLLQTAEEAVDAIAKIDDVITPFPGGIVRSGSKVGAKYAGMFASTNHAFCPTLRGTVKSELSADTLAVLEIVIDGLTSKSVADAMRAGLKAVTDTGAKRGVTRITAGNYGGKLGQHHYHLKDLI
- a CDS encoding formylmethanofuran dehydrogenase subunit A, with the protein product MLIKLTGGRIYDPANGIDGEVRDIFIENGRIVDPSPNAKVAHEYPVHGRVIMAGGIDPHSHIGGGKMTIARMMLPEDHIGQEVERTDITRAGVGHAIPSTMTAGYRYAEMGYTAAFEPAMLPANARQAHMELADTAIIDKGAFAMLGSDDFFLRQLAGKQDFSAIKDYIAWTMHATQAIAVKVVNPGGISAFKFNQRKLDLDEKHVYYGVTPRDIILALARGLKELGVVHPIHIHGCNLGIPGGVETTLATIKGAEGLPIHLTHIQFHSYGTEGDMKFSSAAAEVAEAVNTNPNVSCDVGQVMFGQTCTASGDSMRQFVNTRSAYPKKWVVMDIECDAGCGVVPFKYRDKSFVNALQWAIGLELFLLINDPWRLFLTTDHPNGGPFTCYPHLIRLLMDKAFRQDVMQTINQDALKYSTLASLDREYTLYEIAIMTRAGPARSLGLADRGHLGVGACADITVYDDNPDREAMFATPEMLFKNGELIVRNGKIIKAVNGATHVARPSYDRGIERQLKRYFDDYNTVRMENFRVSDEEILDHGRGSLIIQPTKARLA
- a CDS encoding formylmethanofuran dehydrogenase subunit B yields the protein MESEKSRNGVNHFENIACPFCGIACDDLEIGPSASGSLKVLKNGCARSVAGFGRPLVEPNPEVDGKSVSLEEAVATAAKLIRESRLPVFSGLGTGVEGVRAVMALAEAGGGVVDHALSVSAYRNTRVMQSSGWLTTSLTEARNRADLFIIAGSDIHKSNPRFFERVVCNEASMFSDNPPKRTVVFLGEGLDPSAATGPRVGEVVTIPCKTDRVGEILDAMRAIQKGAIITDETIGGVPRATVEDLFARFKAASYSVVVWNPASFDFAGGDLTVQAICEFIKEANATTRSAGLALGGNEGLPSAVSVCAWQSGYPLRVSYANGKPEYDADLYDAERMLAAKESDLLVWLASIGDDLVPPETDVTTIVLGTPGLKLSRKPKVFIPVGTPGVDHAERVIRVDNVVSLPLRQLRQSKLPSAMDVLASIQAAL
- a CDS encoding SRPBCC family protein encodes the protein MLKRLAIAAAILSSLPIVAWAHGPSRQKVTESIEINAPAEKVWALVGNFQDASWIPAVAKTEGTGDNTPASGTGNDGAKRTLTLQGGGVVEEALDAYDAKEMTFSYEITKVDVKVLPVNDYSSHVTVTANGADKSTLEWKGAFYRGFMNNDPPPELNDEASKKAVTDLYKSTLEAVKAKLEGGK